A stretch of Macrobrachium rosenbergii isolate ZJJX-2024 chromosome 12, ASM4041242v1, whole genome shotgun sequence DNA encodes these proteins:
- the LOC136843641 gene encoding uncharacterized protein has product MQLNKWIVWWLAVSQIVNSLVQLRKGAIIKEHGKVKMIQDLAIVKIQTDSIIDQREQLVQLSNQIQAGLQSVQDRNLYDMLSKLQRDIDSVMPRKVVKRSLIPFIGVALHNLFGVATDGNVERLKERVAQLENWASEQGTVYNKVIGNVNQNQKMITVLKEFVNSALHNVSSEIAKIHQTEMMEQLLIETSNFLLEYKELLNAIMMAGKNLLSPFLITPSEIEAIIQKCVVNNHLKPLVENIVDYYGLITVKVIANQIILVIPFNNPDVNSLMSVYPFPMVVDNKSIVLEGTVRHFALQHDSFLVTEIPEHKFRECVMLNDGVYVCNIVNFYEPLSALHCLDDLVNNKNGKNHCKSIPFTETFKAQIIDDEIFVFSANRLNAKIDCKSNKTEVVFINVHSFSSACELVILHNLYYKPTVFTTYSLNFSKSVHQFAVINEFQLSELELETFTKLEEVHTFFHTYKTEISPIMSFINVILLVLFAFISFIIVRN; this is encoded by the exons atgcaattgaa caaatggattgtatggtggttggcagtgagtcaaattgtgaactcactcgtacaactaaggaagggagccatcatcaaggagcatggcaaggtaaagatgatacaggacctagccattgttaagatccagacggactccattatcgatcagagagagcagttagtccagctgagcaatcagatacaggcaggattacaaagtgtccaagatagaaatttgtacgacatgctctccaagttgcagagggacatcgatagtgttatgccaaggaaagtagtaaagcgatcacttataccctttataggcgtcgctttacataatctctttggagtggcgaccgatggtaatgttgaaaggctaaaggaaagagtggcacaacttgaaaattgggcttctgagcagggtactgtctataataaagtaataggaaatgtcaatcaaaatcagaaaatgatcacagtgctgaaagaatttgtgaatagtgccctccataatgtttcatcagaaattgctaaaatccatcaaacagaaatgatggagcaactgctcatagaaacaagtaatttccttctggaatacaaggaattactcaatgcaatcatgatggcaggtaaaaacctgctgtcgccttttctgataacccctagtgaaattgaagccattattcagaaatgtgttgtgaacaatcacttgaagccactagtagaaaatatagtggactattatggcctgataacagtgaaagtgatagccaatcaaatcatactagtgatccctttcaacaatccagacgtcaactcattgatgtcagtctatccattcccaatggtagtagataataagtccattgtactagaaggaacagttcgacactttgccttgcagcatgattctttcctagtgactgaaattcccgaacataaattcagggaatgtgtcatgcttaatgatggtgtatatgtttgtaacattgtgaatttctatgaaccattgagtgctcttcattgcctagatgatcttgtaaacaacaagaatggtaagaaccattgtaaatctataccgtttacagaaactttcaaggctcaaatcattgatgatgaaatttttgtgttctcggcaaacagattgaatgctaagattgactgtaagtcaaacaaaacagaagtagttttcattaacgtacactcattttcatctgcttgtgaactggtcattttacataatttgtattacaaaccaacagttttcacgacatacagtttgaatttcagtaaaagtgtacatcagtttgcagttattaacgaatttcaactttcagaactggaattggagacattcacaaagctagaagaggttcatactttctttcatacatataagaccgagatttctcccattatgtcattcataaatgtcattcttttggtactgtttgcttttatttcttttataattgtcagaaattga